The proteins below are encoded in one region of Nitrospira sp.:
- a CDS encoding NAD(P)-dependent oxidoreductase: MAERQRPPQHQDRQPGLESEMAPPPQAENRTHHGAGKLAGKAAIITGGDSGIGRAVAIAFAREGADVAIMYFDEHKDAEGTVQLVEQEGRHGVALAGDVGDVEWCREAVQAAYRAFGRLDILVNNAAEQHPQDRVEDITPEQLERTFRTNIFSYFYMAQAALPHLGKGTSIINTTSVTAYKGSGHLVDYASTKGAIVAFTRSLSQSLADRQIRVNAVAPGPIWTPLIPSTFPAENVATFGTNVPMGRAGQPEEVAPSYVFLASDDASYMTGQVYTRTAARSSMDEVPTREGLS, from the coding sequence ATGGCGGAACGACAGCGTCCTCCGCAACACCAAGATCGCCAGCCCGGTCTCGAATCGGAGATGGCCCCACCCCCACAGGCGGAGAACCGCACGCACCACGGCGCCGGGAAACTGGCCGGTAAAGCGGCCATTATCACAGGCGGCGACAGCGGTATCGGCCGCGCCGTCGCCATCGCCTTCGCCCGGGAAGGCGCGGACGTCGCGATCATGTATTTCGACGAGCACAAGGACGCCGAGGGTACCGTGCAGCTCGTCGAGCAGGAAGGCCGGCATGGCGTCGCACTCGCCGGAGACGTGGGAGACGTCGAATGGTGCCGCGAGGCGGTCCAAGCGGCCTATCGCGCATTCGGACGATTGGATATCCTCGTGAACAACGCCGCGGAGCAGCATCCGCAGGATCGCGTGGAAGACATCACGCCCGAGCAGTTGGAACGGACGTTCCGGACGAATATCTTCTCGTATTTTTATATGGCGCAAGCGGCGCTTCCTCACCTTGGCAAGGGCACGTCGATCATCAACACCACCTCGGTGACGGCCTACAAAGGCAGCGGGCACTTGGTGGACTACGCCTCGACCAAGGGAGCGATCGTGGCCTTCACACGTTCGCTCTCGCAATCCCTGGCGGATCGACAGATTCGCGTCAATGCCGTGGCTCCAGGTCCGATCTGGACGCCGCTGATTCCTTCCACGTTTCCAGCAGAAAATGTGGCGACATTCGGGACCAACGTGCCGATGGGTCGGGCCGGACAACCGGAGGAAGTGGCGCCGAGCTATGTCTTTCTGGCGAGCGATGACGCCTCGTATATGACCGGCCAGGTGTACACCCGAACGGCGGCACGGTCGTCAATGGATGAGGTCCCGACCCGAGAGGGTCTGTCCTAG
- a CDS encoding ATP-dependent DNA ligase has translation MNARRATPRRRTSKSHTGARRTDQGDSPALQRYRAKRNFRETPEPSGSRVPHSKAFHFVVQKHAARRLHYDFRLELEGTLKSWAVPKGPSLDPSQKRLAVHVEDHPLEYADFEGVIPPNQYGSGTVVVWDRGLWEPVGNAQEGYEHGRLKFRLYGQKLRGTWNLVRMGRRLKKGNGDGEKKEPDNWLLIKDHDREARRGLRGDVTKQARSVSTGRTIEQVASDRDRTWRSNRRAAPSAPASPASAPSRRRTRRSSMQRHMSPQLATLVERVPEGDGWIHELKYDGYRILCAVKEGRARLFTRNGHDWTAKLHHIASAMEALPVSSAWFDGEVVAMDSDGGISFQTLQNAFDAGSENDLAYYVFDLLSLDGEDLRSHPLLERKRRLESALAENGSSLVRFSDHITGHGDRVFAEACARGMEGLVCKQAEAPYVAGRNRHWVKVKCGQRQEFVIGGYTDPSGSRAGFGALLLGVYEDDGRLRYAGKTGTGFSERSLKDLHRMLSRLEQDMSPFADPPLGADARGVHWVKPELVAEVAFAQWTSDGLLRQASFQGLRTDKEAGTIMREQPKSMPTKRTSRTTSHQGARRSHRRAVGRRRDAPPASTNGTETVAGVSLTHPRRVLYPEQGLTKINLARYYERVSDWILPHLSQRPLMLVRCPEGHGGSCFYQKHATESIPDAIRRIAIRERARKAATYMVADTPAALIGLVQMGVLEIHTWGARRDNPERPDRIIMDLDPDPAVSWGDVIDAATLVHGLLEELGLRSFVKTTGGKGLHIAVPLQRVHSWDEVKSFSKSLAEHLARVIPDRFVANMAKRRRAGKIYLDYLRNARGATAVAAYSTRAKPGAPVSVPLDWSELSPRLRSDHFTVTNLPARLEKLRRDPWHEYFRLEQRLTRDMKRALQTS, from the coding sequence GTGAACGCACGACGGGCGACCCCGCGTCGACGCACTTCCAAATCCCACACAGGGGCACGGCGCACCGATCAAGGGGACAGTCCCGCTCTCCAGCGCTATCGGGCCAAGCGGAATTTCAGGGAAACGCCGGAGCCCTCGGGTTCTCGAGTTCCACACTCCAAGGCCTTTCACTTCGTCGTGCAGAAGCACGCGGCCCGCCGTCTGCATTACGATTTCCGTTTGGAACTCGAGGGCACCCTGAAAAGTTGGGCGGTCCCCAAGGGCCCCAGTCTCGATCCCTCCCAAAAGCGCCTGGCCGTGCACGTCGAAGATCATCCACTGGAATACGCCGACTTCGAAGGCGTGATCCCTCCCAATCAATATGGATCGGGAACCGTGGTGGTCTGGGATCGGGGCTTGTGGGAGCCCGTCGGGAATGCGCAGGAAGGGTACGAGCACGGCCGGTTGAAGTTTCGCCTGTACGGTCAGAAGTTGCGCGGCACGTGGAATCTGGTTCGCATGGGACGACGCCTGAAGAAGGGGAACGGGGACGGGGAAAAGAAAGAGCCTGACAATTGGTTGCTCATCAAGGATCATGACAGAGAGGCGCGCCGCGGGCTGCGTGGTGACGTGACGAAACAGGCTCGAAGCGTCTCGACGGGACGCACGATTGAACAAGTGGCGTCGGATCGAGACCGGACGTGGCGCTCCAATCGACGCGCCGCACCATCCGCTCCGGCTTCTCCGGCATCGGCTCCTTCGCGACGTCGAACTCGACGTTCGTCCATGCAGCGCCACATGTCCCCGCAACTGGCGACTCTGGTCGAGCGCGTTCCGGAAGGCGATGGATGGATCCACGAACTTAAGTATGACGGCTACCGGATTCTCTGTGCGGTGAAGGAGGGACGCGCGCGGCTCTTTACCAGAAACGGGCACGATTGGACGGCCAAGCTCCATCATATCGCGTCCGCGATGGAGGCGTTGCCCGTGTCGTCGGCCTGGTTCGACGGGGAGGTCGTGGCGATGGACTCGGATGGAGGGATCAGCTTTCAAACCCTCCAAAACGCCTTCGACGCGGGATCGGAGAACGACCTGGCGTACTATGTGTTCGATCTGCTGTCTCTCGACGGAGAGGATCTGCGGTCGCATCCGCTTCTGGAACGGAAGCGCCGGCTCGAGTCGGCGCTGGCGGAGAACGGATCGTCTCTCGTCCGTTTCAGCGATCACATCACCGGCCACGGCGATCGTGTCTTCGCCGAAGCCTGCGCACGCGGTATGGAGGGGTTGGTCTGCAAGCAGGCCGAGGCGCCCTATGTCGCGGGCCGGAATCGCCACTGGGTCAAGGTGAAATGCGGGCAGCGGCAAGAATTCGTCATCGGCGGATATACCGATCCCTCCGGATCGCGGGCCGGGTTCGGCGCGCTGCTTTTGGGCGTCTATGAAGACGACGGACGATTGCGGTATGCGGGAAAGACCGGAACGGGATTCTCCGAGCGGTCGTTGAAGGACTTGCACCGGATGCTTTCGCGACTCGAACAGGACATGTCTCCCTTCGCCGATCCTCCACTGGGAGCCGACGCGCGAGGCGTCCATTGGGTGAAGCCCGAGCTGGTCGCGGAGGTGGCGTTCGCCCAGTGGACCAGCGACGGTCTGCTGCGTCAGGCGTCGTTCCAGGGGTTGCGGACGGACAAGGAGGCCGGAACGATCATGAGGGAACAGCCGAAGTCCATGCCGACGAAGCGGACGTCCCGTACGACGTCGCACCAGGGAGCACGGCGCTCTCATCGGCGAGCCGTAGGGCGACGCAGGGACGCGCCGCCGGCCTCGACCAATGGTACGGAGACGGTGGCAGGGGTGTCCCTGACCCACCCGCGACGCGTGCTCTATCCGGAGCAAGGTCTGACGAAAATCAATCTCGCTCGCTACTATGAGCGGGTCTCCGATTGGATTCTGCCCCACCTTTCACAGCGGCCCCTGATGTTGGTCCGCTGTCCGGAAGGGCATGGCGGCTCCTGCTTTTACCAAAAGCATGCGACGGAGTCGATTCCCGACGCGATCCGGCGCATTGCCATCCGAGAGCGCGCACGCAAGGCCGCCACGTATATGGTCGCGGACACGCCGGCCGCGCTGATCGGCCTGGTGCAGATGGGTGTGCTGGAAATTCACACGTGGGGAGCCAGAAGAGACAATCCGGAAAGGCCGGACCGGATCATCATGGACTTGGATCCGGACCCCGCCGTATCGTGGGGCGATGTGATCGATGCGGCCACGCTCGTCCATGGTCTGTTGGAGGAGCTGGGGCTCCGGTCGTTCGTCAAGACGACGGGCGGCAAAGGTCTGCACATCGCCGTGCCCCTCCAACGGGTTCATTCATGGGACGAGGTGAAATCGTTCTCCAAGTCGCTCGCCGAACATCTGGCCCGCGTCATTCCCGACCGGTTCGTCGCCAACATGGCCAAGCGCAGGCGGGCGGGCAAGATCTATCTCGATTACCTTCGGAACGCCAGGGGAGCCACGGCCGTGGCGGCCTATTCGACCCGCGCCAAGCCCGGGGCTCCGGTGTCGGTGCCGCTGGACTGGTCGGAATTATCCCCCCGGCTGCGATCGGACCATTTCACCGTCACCAATCTTCCGGCGCGGCTGGAGAAGCTACGCCGGGATCCCTGGCACGAGTACTTCCGGCTCGAGCAGCGGCTCACCCGTGATATGAAACGTGCGCTCCAAACGTCTTAG
- a CDS encoding cyclase — protein sequence MARRQGDTRTASSARHDRYRTNTQDLDWPEERANAEGLNVGDIERLASALVGGGLLVRSIPRLPSLAAGVGTMVGAALLQRGLTGHCAVYNAFDLNTVSRSDTAMLGRRKIRTSRAIKIEESIDVAKPARELFRFWRDLRNWPEVMAHIRSVEPFGDRLSHWVLATAPGGPSLEWDAQIINEVEHSRIAWRTLKGAMIAHAGSVEFMPIAVDDRDITRVTVTLQYEPLGGPVGAALAKALGQDPNRTVAAGLARFKDIMESESTPTPG from the coding sequence ATGGCACGTCGGCAAGGAGATACGCGCACCGCGTCGAGCGCGAGGCATGACCGCTACCGCACGAACACGCAGGACCTGGACTGGCCCGAGGAACGAGCAAATGCGGAAGGACTCAACGTGGGCGACATCGAACGACTCGCCTCGGCGCTCGTCGGCGGCGGGCTGCTGGTGAGAAGCATTCCCCGACTCCCCTCCCTGGCGGCCGGCGTCGGAACCATGGTGGGAGCGGCTCTGCTTCAACGGGGCCTCACCGGACATTGCGCAGTCTACAACGCGTTCGACCTGAACACGGTCAGTCGTTCGGATACGGCCATGCTCGGACGAAGAAAAATCCGAACGTCACGTGCGATCAAAATCGAGGAATCGATCGACGTGGCGAAACCGGCACGCGAATTGTTCCGCTTCTGGCGAGACCTGCGCAACTGGCCCGAGGTCATGGCGCACATCCGGTCCGTGGAACCATTCGGCGACCGATTATCCCATTGGGTCCTCGCCACCGCGCCCGGCGGCCCCTCATTGGAGTGGGACGCACAAATCATCAACGAAGTGGAGCATTCGCGGATCGCGTGGCGGACCCTCAAGGGCGCGATGATCGCGCACGCCGGATCCGTCGAGTTTATGCCCATCGCCGTCGATGATCGGGACATCACGCGAGTGACGGTGACCTTGCAGTACGAGCCGCTTGGCGGACCAGTCGGCGCGGCCTTGGCCAAGGCCTTGGGCCAAGATCCCAATAGGACCGTGGCTGCGGGTCTCGCCCGATTCAAGGACATCATGGAATCGGAGTCGACTCCGACTCCTGGATAA
- a CDS encoding hemerythrin, whose protein sequence is MSPRSENTRPPKKAGKKSAADAVQMLKQDHRKVEQLFEQFFKGEPRQRAQVVQQLVRELDVHATLEEEIFYPALQQRAQQVESAVEEAELMDEDDTINGADIEDAEPLDDQEDLAEEETEHSVFEDVVEAAYEDHQLVKELLDRLQRMDTDSEEFPKAVAGLEEMIADHVSEEEAILFPNALEQLDTKAIGKLMHERRQELTAGVA, encoded by the coding sequence ATGAGCCCACGGTCAGAGAACACACGGCCGCCGAAGAAAGCGGGCAAGAAGTCCGCGGCCGACGCGGTCCAGATGCTCAAGCAGGATCACCGCAAGGTCGAACAACTCTTCGAGCAATTCTTCAAAGGAGAGCCCCGCCAACGGGCGCAGGTCGTGCAGCAGCTGGTCAGGGAACTGGACGTCCATGCGACGTTGGAAGAGGAGATTTTCTACCCCGCGCTGCAGCAGCGCGCGCAGCAGGTGGAATCCGCCGTCGAAGAGGCCGAGCTGATGGACGAGGATGACACGATCAACGGGGCGGACATCGAGGACGCGGAGCCGCTCGACGACCAGGAGGACCTAGCGGAGGAAGAAACCGAGCACAGCGTCTTCGAGGACGTCGTCGAAGCGGCTTACGAAGATCACCAATTGGTGAAGGAACTGCTCGACCGCCTGCAACGCATGGACACCGACTCCGAGGAGTTTCCCAAGGCCGTCGCCGGGTTGGAGGAAATGATCGCGGACCATGTCAGCGAGGAAGAAGCCATCTTATTTCCCAATGCGCTGGAACAGCTCGATACCAAGGCCATCGGGAAACTCATGCACGAACGCAGGCAGGAATTGACGGCCGGGGTGGCATAG
- a CDS encoding DnaK suppressor protein, with protein sequence MNHTISDERTERLRQWLLTRREAVQRQIDESLARHRETQGQLRDDAAADPDDMSSRDAQGHNLVSIIEARNQMARQLDAALQRLHDGSYGVCEDCLAPITEARLEAVPFARRCVECQRQVETLESIQRLEDRDDR encoded by the coding sequence ATGAATCACACGATTTCGGACGAGCGCACGGAACGGTTGCGACAGTGGTTGCTCACGAGACGGGAGGCCGTGCAGCGGCAAATCGACGAATCCCTGGCTCGCCACCGCGAAACTCAGGGACAGTTGCGGGACGATGCCGCGGCCGATCCGGACGACATGTCGTCGCGCGACGCGCAAGGTCACAACCTCGTCTCCATCATAGAAGCACGCAATCAAATGGCCAGGCAGCTCGACGCGGCGTTGCAACGCCTGCACGACGGATCGTACGGCGTCTGCGAGGACTGCCTGGCGCCGATCACGGAAGCGCGTCTGGAAGCGGTGCCGTTCGCCCGTCGCTGCGTGGAGTGTCAACGACAGGTGGAAACCTTGGAGTCGATCCAACGCCTGGAGGACCGGGACGACCGGTGA
- a CDS encoding alginate export family protein: MKGMAGYVRSLPGLLLGVALPWVVACEALAEESPSGPGDASAASEADSDFAFNLGHYQPSYGIYDEILDLTEPGPESLSEVLGMPSWLILGVTQRTRYESLQGRWRAGEAGSDQQLPLRTRLFFGIRDIWDPIRVSVELQDSRAYLTDSGSYVTTSSVNETDIQQLHVDVATKRILGWHQPSVLSVGRLNLDLGRRRWVARNNFRNTTQSFDGVHWRVGGEQQWQVRAFVTKPVEIRETQLDPIGSPNTLWGLYGESKLTNSLSLEGYYFGHRSRNAYRDFEMIGVRVYDPGGKGEWEFELESAYQFGDVSPQGRFENFQHVELGYTFDSMWEPQALLRFDYASGGLDPLYGARSFELTPSGIFQPFERSNIISPGVRGMVQPKERLTILAQYRAWWLADASAPWVGSGLQDPTGNSGRFLGQTIELRLRWGVIANVFLQVGYVHVAWGSYLERVPGGRDLSASDYGYVQTEFMF; this comes from the coding sequence ATGAAAGGGATGGCGGGATACGTGCGGAGTCTGCCGGGTCTCCTGTTGGGCGTCGCGCTTCCATGGGTGGTGGCGTGTGAAGCCCTGGCCGAGGAATCACCATCGGGGCCGGGGGACGCCTCTGCGGCCTCGGAGGCAGACTCCGATTTCGCGTTTAATCTGGGGCACTATCAGCCGAGCTACGGGATTTACGATGAGATTCTCGATCTCACCGAACCAGGCCCGGAGTCCCTTAGCGAAGTCCTGGGGATGCCGTCGTGGCTGATCTTGGGCGTGACGCAGCGCACACGCTATGAAAGTCTGCAGGGACGGTGGCGTGCCGGAGAGGCGGGGAGCGACCAGCAACTTCCACTTCGGACCCGTCTGTTCTTCGGAATCCGTGACATATGGGATCCGATTCGTGTCAGCGTCGAACTGCAGGACTCGCGCGCCTATCTCACCGATTCCGGCTCCTACGTCACGACGAGCTCGGTCAACGAAACGGACATTCAGCAACTGCACGTCGACGTTGCGACGAAGCGCATCCTGGGATGGCACCAGCCGTCGGTCCTGTCCGTCGGACGGCTCAACCTGGATCTGGGACGGCGGCGCTGGGTGGCCCGAAACAATTTTCGGAACACCACCCAGTCGTTCGACGGCGTCCATTGGCGCGTCGGTGGCGAGCAGCAGTGGCAGGTCCGCGCCTTTGTCACCAAGCCGGTCGAAATTCGCGAGACGCAGCTCGATCCCATCGGCTCTCCCAACACCCTCTGGGGCTTGTACGGGGAATCGAAGCTGACGAACAGCCTTTCTCTGGAAGGGTATTATTTCGGGCATCGCAGCCGGAATGCGTACCGGGACTTCGAGATGATCGGCGTGCGAGTGTATGATCCGGGCGGTAAGGGCGAGTGGGAGTTTGAACTCGAGTCTGCCTATCAATTCGGCGACGTCAGCCCGCAGGGTCGGTTCGAGAACTTTCAGCACGTCGAACTCGGCTACACGTTCGACTCGATGTGGGAGCCCCAAGCGCTGCTGCGTTTCGATTATGCCAGCGGAGGCCTCGACCCCTTGTATGGCGCGCGCTCATTCGAGCTGACTCCATCGGGAATCTTCCAGCCGTTCGAACGAAGCAATATCATCTCTCCAGGTGTGCGAGGCATGGTTCAGCCGAAGGAGCGGCTGACCATTCTGGCTCAGTATCGGGCGTGGTGGCTGGCGGACGCGTCGGCTCCCTGGGTCGGCTCGGGTCTGCAGGATCCGACCGGCAACTCGGGCAGGTTTCTTGGGCAAACGATTGAATTGCGCCTCCGCTGGGGCGTGATCGCCAACGTGTTCCTGCAAGTGGGATATGTCCACGTGGCCTGGGGCTCGTATCTGGAACGCGTGCCGGGGGGGCGGGATCTGTCCGCCTCCGACTACGGGTACGTACAAACGGAATTCATGTTCTAG
- a CDS encoding mandelate racemase — protein MNVQGIDIERLTVSVYQVPTERPRSDATRKWDHTTIVVVEAHAGGTVGLGYTYADSAAALFIRDVLGDVVAGRDALAVAAAHAAMQQAIREAGRPGIAESALSAVDVALWDLKAHLLEVPLVLLLGAHRKSVPVYGSGGFTSESIPQLREQLQQWVAKGIRRVKMKVGRLPEDDRARVAAARDTVGLGVELYVDANGGYTRKEALKRADEFAALDVTWFEEPVSSDDLDGLRLIRDRAPAGVEIAAGEYGYDRFYFRRMLAAGAVDVLQVDARRCGGVTGFCEAASLARAFGIPVSSHTAPALHAHVCCAVPGVRHVEYFSEHVRVEGMLFDGVPSAVNGMLTPDLSAPGLGLALRRADAQRHAV, from the coding sequence ATGAACGTTCAGGGCATCGACATCGAGCGGCTCACAGTGTCGGTCTACCAAGTTCCAACGGAGCGCCCTCGCTCCGACGCTACCCGAAAGTGGGATCACACGACCATTGTCGTCGTCGAAGCCCATGCCGGAGGAACGGTGGGGCTCGGCTATACGTACGCCGACTCCGCGGCGGCCCTGTTCATTCGGGACGTGCTGGGGGATGTCGTCGCCGGGCGGGATGCGCTGGCCGTGGCCGCCGCCCACGCCGCGATGCAACAGGCGATTCGGGAGGCGGGGCGGCCGGGCATAGCCGAATCGGCTCTGTCCGCCGTCGACGTCGCCTTGTGGGATCTCAAAGCTCACCTGCTCGAAGTGCCCCTCGTGCTGCTGCTCGGGGCGCATCGTAAGAGTGTTCCGGTGTACGGCAGCGGAGGCTTCACCTCCGAATCGATTCCACAACTCCGCGAGCAATTGCAACAGTGGGTCGCCAAAGGGATCCGTCGAGTCAAAATGAAAGTGGGACGGTTGCCGGAGGACGACCGGGCGCGAGTGGCGGCCGCACGCGACACGGTGGGCCTCGGCGTGGAACTCTACGTCGATGCCAACGGTGGCTATACCCGCAAGGAGGCGCTTAAACGCGCCGACGAGTTCGCCGCCCTCGATGTCACGTGGTTCGAAGAGCCCGTTTCTTCGGACGATCTGGACGGATTGCGCCTCATACGCGATCGTGCACCGGCCGGCGTGGAGATCGCCGCGGGCGAGTATGGGTACGATCGGTTCTATTTTCGCCGCATGTTGGCCGCCGGCGCCGTGGACGTGCTGCAAGTCGACGCGCGCCGGTGCGGCGGCGTCACCGGATTTTGCGAGGCCGCCAGCCTGGCGCGCGCCTTCGGCATCCCGGTGTCGAGCCACACGGCCCCCGCCCTGCACGCGCATGTGTGTTGCGCGGTTCCGGGCGTGCGGCATGTCGAGTATTTTTCCGAACACGTGCGCGTGGAGGGGATGCTGTTCGACGGGGTGCCCTCGGCTGTCAACGGCATGTTGACTCCGGACCTGTCCGCGCCCGGCTTGGGTCTCGCGCTCAGACGGGCGGATGCCCAGCGGCACGCCGTCTAA
- a CDS encoding phospholipase encodes MGVSNPPVLQPGRNCWRLDHADRVAFLIDAASYFDAFYRAALRAERSIVIVSWDIDTRTKLLRGEPTRDFPDELGQFLRALLRRKRRLKIHILNWDFAMIYAWERQWMPMTPLGWQPHRRLEYELNDQCPLGGCQHEKLVVIDDTVAFIGGMDLTKNRWDTPEHAVDNPLRVDPGGARYAPFHDVHAVVAGDVARSLGDLARSKWEAVTGRRLAAPPRRVASELWPESVAPDLQDLQVGLARTRPAWNGEAEIREIERLYRDAIASAERWVMLETQYFTARAIGEALHARLSSVPTPEVVCVTRQNSDGWLEAHTMDVLRARLVRRLRASPQSHRFRIYCPTVPGLRDGECIGVHSKVLIVDDDLVTIGSANASNRSMGLDTECNVVVESRGDQRVRDGIARLRHRLLGEHLGETPDRVEETERRRGSVIASIAELAGGSRQLCDCDCDVTPDVEHMVPDAAIIDPERPVDSVALWKVFARAPEHRRASRGVWAVVSLLSVMVLLAAAWRWGPLKDMIDMDAFAGLVGSLRIWPDGVLLLLGAFVVGGLLAVPVTLLIGVTAAVLGPILGFAVSLGGSLASALTTFALGRWLGRGLVRRLGGSALGRVSRRLAANGLLAVIFMRVVPLAPFSVVNLAAGASRIGTGPFVLGTILGMSPGIFLAVLFIDRLAAAIMSPDPATFAAVLVIGIGGWVGAAYLVRRMQRADRQEVMADEDRAISAG; translated from the coding sequence ATGGGTGTGTCGAATCCTCCTGTCTTGCAGCCGGGACGGAACTGTTGGCGTCTCGACCACGCAGACCGGGTGGCCTTTCTGATTGATGCCGCATCCTATTTCGACGCGTTCTATCGCGCGGCGCTTCGCGCAGAGCGTTCGATCGTGATTGTGAGTTGGGACATCGATACACGAACGAAGCTCCTGCGTGGAGAGCCGACACGTGACTTTCCGGACGAGTTGGGACAGTTCCTGCGGGCGTTGCTTCGGCGAAAACGACGTCTCAAGATACACATTCTCAATTGGGATTTCGCCATGATCTATGCCTGGGAGCGCCAATGGATGCCGATGACGCCCTTGGGATGGCAGCCGCATCGCCGGCTCGAGTACGAACTCAACGATCAATGTCCACTCGGCGGATGCCAACATGAGAAGCTGGTCGTGATCGACGATACAGTGGCGTTCATCGGTGGCATGGATCTGACAAAAAATCGATGGGACACTCCAGAGCATGCGGTCGACAATCCGTTGCGGGTGGATCCGGGCGGAGCACGGTACGCTCCTTTTCACGACGTGCACGCGGTCGTCGCCGGGGACGTTGCGAGGAGCCTCGGGGACCTGGCTCGAAGCAAGTGGGAAGCGGTCACCGGAAGGCGGCTGGCCGCGCCGCCGAGACGAGTCGCGTCGGAACTGTGGCCCGAGTCCGTTGCCCCCGATCTGCAGGATCTTCAAGTCGGCCTCGCTCGGACGCGCCCCGCCTGGAACGGAGAGGCGGAGATCCGGGAGATCGAACGTCTGTATCGTGACGCGATCGCCTCGGCGGAACGATGGGTGATGCTGGAGACCCAGTACTTCACGGCGCGAGCGATCGGGGAGGCGTTGCACGCCCGTCTTTCTTCCGTGCCGACCCCCGAGGTCGTCTGCGTCACTCGGCAAAACAGCGATGGCTGGCTTGAAGCCCACACGATGGACGTGCTGCGGGCACGTCTGGTGCGCCGCTTGCGCGCGAGCCCGCAGTCCCATCGGTTCCGTATTTACTGTCCGACGGTGCCGGGGCTTCGTGACGGCGAGTGCATCGGGGTGCATAGCAAGGTCCTGATCGTCGATGATGATCTGGTCACGATCGGGTCGGCGAATGCCTCCAACCGTTCGATGGGATTGGATACGGAGTGCAACGTCGTCGTGGAATCGCGCGGCGACCAGCGGGTACGGGATGGAATCGCCCGACTGCGGCATCGTCTGCTGGGGGAGCATCTGGGCGAGACGCCGGATCGTGTCGAGGAGACCGAGCGCCGTCGCGGGTCGGTCATCGCGTCCATTGCGGAGCTTGCTGGCGGGAGCCGCCAACTCTGTGACTGCGACTGCGACGTGACGCCCGACGTCGAACACATGGTTCCCGATGCCGCGATCATCGATCCGGAACGTCCGGTCGATTCCGTGGCGCTGTGGAAGGTGTTCGCGCGGGCGCCGGAGCATCGGCGAGCGAGCCGGGGGGTCTGGGCGGTGGTCTCGTTGCTGTCGGTCATGGTCTTGCTCGCGGCGGCCTGGCGATGGGGGCCGCTTAAGGACATGATCGACATGGACGCGTTCGCAGGACTGGTGGGGTCGCTACGCATCTGGCCGGACGGCGTCCTGCTTCTGTTGGGCGCCTTCGTCGTGGGTGGGCTGCTGGCGGTGCCGGTCACACTGCTGATCGGGGTCACGGCCGCCGTCTTGGGTCCCATCCTCGGGTTTGCCGTCTCATTGGGCGGCTCGCTGGCCAGCGCACTGACCACGTTCGCGCTCGGCCGATGGCTCGGACGCGGACTGGTCCGGCGGTTGGGCGGTTCGGCGCTTGGTCGTGTGAGCCGCAGGCTCGCGGCGAACGGTCTTCTGGCCGTGATCTTCATGCGAGTCGTGCCACTGGCGCCGTTTTCAGTGGTCAACCTCGCCGCAGGAGCCAGCCGGATTGGAACCGGACCCTTCGTGCTTGGTACGATTCTCGGTATGAGCCCGGGCATTTTCCTGGCCGTCCTGTTCATCGACCGTCTGGCCGCCGCGATCATGTCCCCCGACCCTGCGACGTTCGCCGCGGTCCTGGTGATCGGCATCGGCGGGTGGGTGGGCGCGGCGTATCTCGTGCGGCGCATGCAGCGGGCCGATCGACAGGAGGTGATGGCGGACGAGGATCGTGCGATTTCGGCCGGGTGA